A stretch of DNA from Acidobacteriota bacterium:
CGAATCGTGTCGGTTATCCGGTTCGCATGAACCGCGATCTTGACGATGTCCGCACCGGTCGCAGAGAGACGTTCGTAGATGTCCGCCAAGTCATCCGGCGTCGTCGCGAAATCGTGGAACGAGACGATGCGATTGCCCCAGAGCCAGTAGAACGAATCTTCGATCCGGTCTTCTTCGAAATCGGCTCCCCAGAATCCGAGTTCGTTGCCCGCATTCCAAAACTCGGCCCTTTCGTCGTCGTTAATATCGCGAAATCCGCCTTCTTTTTGCGGGCGGAAGGTTGCGAGGATGTTTGCCTTTGCCGCGAGAGCGACGCCCAGGCATTCATCGAGTTGATCGGGTGCAGCACAATCAAATCGGACCTCGATGACGTCAGCAAGCGGTGCCGCACGCTCTATTTTTTCGGCAAGTTCCGCCGGTGTCTTTGCGCAAAGCGAGATGCAGATCTTTCCTTGATTCACCGGAGCATTGCTCATTTAACTTCATCGCGGGGATGATCGGTCGAGGGAAGGTTAACGACGAAGCTGAGCGTTGCGATCAGGCAGGCGATAACAACGAACGCCCCGGTGGCGACGATGGCAGTTTGTCCGCTTTGCTTTACGGCGATCGCGGTGACGGCCCAGGCGATCGCGAGCGGGTAGATGTAGTTTTGCAGAGCGACGCGGAAAACGATGCCGAAAGCGCCGGCAACGACTATCAACCCGACGGCGAAGAGCGTCCCGGTTTCTACGTTGCGGCTGGCGAGAAGTATCGCCAGATTGACGAGCGTCGCTGCCGTTACCCAGCCGAAGTAGAGCCCGAACGGAGCCTTTACCAGCCAGAAATCTTTTGTCGATTCGACCGTCCGTAGCCGCGAGTTAATAAGAAAAAGGGTAAAGGCAAGCCCGGCGATCAACCCGAGGCAGACCGCGATGAAATCGTGGTGCCAAAAATAGATCCAAGAACAGTTCAGCAAACACGTAACGACGTAAAGCCATCGAATGGAACGTGCCTGCGGGCTTGCGTTCGAGCTTAGCTGGTAAACGCTGTAGGCGATCAGCCCGAGATAGATCAGGCTCCAGATCGAGAAAGCGTAGCCGGCGGGAGTAACGGCCGTCGGATACTTCGCGGAGATCTCTGCCGGAGTGACGCCGCCGACCATTCCGGCTGCGGCGAGCCAATTGAAACCGATGGTGAGTAGCGTTGCGGCCGCAACGGCATAGCCTGCCAGATTGCCCCCGGAGTCAGTTTTTTCGGTCATATTGGTTCACTTTCCGAGACAGTTTCGGACGCGGAGAGATTGCAAAATCCACCTTTTCGTATAAAAATCTCCGATAACGTAAAGTATTGTAAAGTGTGAATCTACCAGATAGCAATATAAACCAACCATTTGTTTGGTAAGGACGTCGAAAGAAGGTCTATGGCACCGGGATTGCCTATTAAGACTGCGGCGAGAGCGATTCTTCCCCGTTCGAAGCCGGAATTACCAAGCAGAGGAAGACAGACCAATGAAGGTATTTAAAAACATTTTAATGGGTTTTGCGATCGTGGCGGTGATGTCGTTCACCGTTTCGGCGCAAAAAAAGGATGATAAAAAGGATCCGCCGCCGAAACCGAAACCGCCTGTCGTCCGCCCGGAGGACAAGCGTCCGCCGAAGGACGACAGGCCGAAAAAGCCCTCATTCAGCATGGGCTTTGTCGCGGCAAGGATAGACGGCGAGATTTAATTCAGACCAGATCAATAAAAGAAAAAGGCAGCTCTTAAACGGGCTGCCTTTTTGCTTTTGTGTAAATGGTGCCGACTAGAAGATTTGAACTTCTGACCTATCGCGTGTGAAGCGAGTGCTCTACCACTGAGCTAAGTCGGCAGGTAGTCTAGATCGCAGGGTCATCCGCTTTCGCGGGCCGGTTCTCGTCGGTCGCCTTTATCGTGCTGATCGCCGAATCGGTGTAAAAATGCCTCGTTCCGGTTGCTGTAACGCCTTCGGCGACTTGCGGATCGGCGGTGATCGAATAAAATCCGGGTCGCGCATCGCTCGGCTCCTCGATCGTCAATGTGAAAACATATCCGTTGACGACCGGCCGTTCACCTGCAAACTGTTCGTCGAGCCCAGAAACTCGGATGAGATCATCGAACGTACCGAACTTGCCCTTGTTTCGGGAGGCAAATTGGGCCTGATAGGTACGAATGCGATCGATCGTACCGGTAGCGGCCGCTTCATTGCCGGAGCGGATCATTGCACCCCAGGCCAGGGCTCCGACTCCGATGATAAGGCCGATGATCGCCATAACGAT
This window harbors:
- a CDS encoding tryptophan-rich sensory protein, with product MTEKTDSGGNLAGYAVAAATLLTIGFNWLAAAGMVGGVTPAEISAKYPTAVTPAGYAFSIWSLIYLGLIAYSVYQLSSNASPQARSIRWLYVVTCLLNCSWIYFWHHDFIAVCLGLIAGLAFTLFLINSRLRTVESTKDFWLVKAPFGLYFGWVTAATLVNLAILLASRNVETGTLFAVGLIVVAGAFGIVFRVALQNYIYPLAIAWAVTAIAVKQSGQTAIVATGAFVVIACLIATLSFVVNLPSTDHPRDEVK
- a CDS encoding prepilin-type N-terminal cleavage/methylation domain-containing protein; translation: MMSVTKNRKNQQGFNLIELMIVMAIIGLIIGVGALAWGAMIRSGNEAAATGTIDRIRTYQAQFASRNKGKFGTFDDLIRVSGLDEQFAGERPVVNGYVFTLTIEEPSDARPGFYSITADPQVAEGVTATGTRHFYTDSAISTIKATDENRPAKADDPAI